GCATCGTGGACCTGTGCACCGGCAGCGGCGCCATCGCGCTCGCCCTCGCCCAGGAGGTGCCGCGCTCGCGTGTGCACGCCGTGGAGCTGTCCGAGGACGCCCTGCGCTGGACGCGCAAGAACATGGAGGGGTCCAGGGTCGACCTGCGTCAGGGAGACGCCCTGGACGCCTTCCGCGACCTCGACGGCCAGGTCGACCTGGTCATCTCCAACCCCCCGTACATCCCGCTCACCGAGTGGGAGTACGTGGCGCCCGAGGCGCGCGACTACGACCCCGAACTCGCCCTGTTCTCGGGGGAGGACGGCCTCGACCTGATCCGCGGCATCGAGCGCACCGCGCACCGGCTGCTGCGTCCCGGCGGTGTCGTCGTCATCGAGCACGCCGACACCCAGGGCGGCCAGGTGCCGTGGATCTTCACCGAGGAGCGGGGCTGGGCCGACGCGGCCGATCACCCCGACCTCAACAAGCGCCCGCGCTTCGCGACCGCCCGCCGGGCGACGCCATGAGCGGTCCCCACACTTTCGACCCGCAGCAGTACGTGTACGAGGAGGCCCGCTGATGGCACGGCGATACGACACCAACGACGCGACCGACCGCGTGACCGGTCTGCGCGAGGCCGCGTCCGCCGTCCGCCGTGGCGAGCTCGTGGTCCTCCCGACCGACACGGTGTACGGCATCGGCGCCGACGCGTTCTCCTCGGAGGCCGTCGCCGACCTCCTCCAGGCCAAGGGCCGGGGCCGCAACATGCCCACCCCTGTCCTCATCGGCTCCCCGAACACGCTGCACGGGCTCGTCACGGACTTCTCCGAGATGGCCTGGGAACTGGTCGACGCGTTCTGGCCGGGCGCGCTGACGCTCGTCGCCAAGCACCAGCCGTCCCTCCAGTGGGACCTGGGCGACACCCGCGGCACGGTCGCCGTCCGTATGCCGCTGCACCCGGTCGCCATCGAGCTGCTGACGGAGGTCGGCCCGATGGCGGTGTCGTCGGCGAACCTCACCGGGCACCCGGCGCCGGAGAACTGCGACTACGCCCAGGAGATGCTCGGCGACTCCGTCTCCGTCTACCTCGACGGCGGCCCGACCCCCGGCAACGTCCCCTCCTCGATCGTCGACGTCAGCCGAGAGGTGCCGCTGCTGCTGCGTGAGGGCGCGATCTCCGCGGACGAGCTGCGGAAGGTCGTACCCGACCTCGAGGTGGCGAATTGACAGCCCCTGACGCGGGGCGTGGCATAGGCAACGGGGAACGTGCCGCGGAACAGACGACGACGTTCGGGTTTCCGCGCGACAGCTTCCGCATCCTCCACGTCAGCACCGGCAACGTCTGCCGCTCGCCGATCACCGAGCGGCTGACCCGGCATTTCGTGTCGCAGCGGCTCGGGGTGCTGGGCCGCGGGCTGATCGTGGAGAGCGCGGGCACCTGGGGTCATGAGGGCGCGTCCATGGAGGCCAACGCGGAGACCGTGCTGGCCGACTTCGGCGCGGACGCCACCGGGTTCACCGGCCGCGAGCTCCTCGACGAGCACGTCATCATGGCCGACCTGGTCCTGACGGCGACCCGCGACCACCGCGCCCAGGTCATCTCCATGGGCCACTCGGCGGGCCTGCGCACCTTCACCCTCAAGGAGTTCACCCGCCTGGTGAATGCCATCGACCCGGCCACTCTCCCGCCGCTGGACGAAGGCGTGGTGATGCGCGCCCGGGCCCTGGTGCGCGCGGCGGCTGCGCTACGCGGGTGGCTCCTCGCCCCGACACTCGAGGCGGACGAGGTCTACGACCCGTACGGGGCGCCCCTGCCGTTCTTCCGCTCGATCGGTGACGAGATACACCAGGCCCTGGATCCGGTCGTCACCGCTCTCACCGGGGTTCCCGCGAGGATGTAGCGACCGCGCGCGCCCCCCGGCCCGGGCCTACATTGGACGTACGTCACCGTCGACGCCCGGAGCACATCATGTCGGTCACCCATGTCCCCGAGACCGATGTCCTGCGCCGGCAGGACCCCGAGCTGGCCGAGATCCTGCTCGGGGAACGGGAGCGGCAGGCGTCGACGCTCCAGCTGATCGCCGCCGAGAACTTCACCTCGCCCGCCGTGCTGGCCGCGCTCGGCTCGTCGCTCGCCAACAAGTACGCGGAGGGCTATCCGGGGGCCCGGTACCACGGCGGCTGCGAGATCGTCGACATCGCCGAGCGGATCGCCGTGGACCGCGCCAGGACGCTGTTCGGCGCCGAACACGCCAATGTGCAGGCCCACTCGGGCTCCTCCGCGATGCTGGCCGCCTACGCCGCGCTGCTCCGGCCCGGCGACACCGTCCTGGCGCTGGGGCTGCCCGACGGCGGGCATCTCACGCACGGCTCGCCGGCCAACTTCTCCGGCCGCTGGTTCGACTTCATCCCCTACGGGGTGGACGCGGAGACCGGGCTCATCGATCACGAGCAGGTCCGTACCCTGGCCCGGGGACACCGGCCCAAGGCCATCGTGTGCGGGTCCACCGCCTACCCGCGCCACATCGACTACGCCTTCTTCCGCGAGGTCGCCGACGAGACGGGCGCCTATCTGATCGCCGACGCCGCCCATCCCATCGGGCTCGTCGCCGGGGGAGCGGCGCCCAGTCCGGTGCCGTACGCCGACCTCGTCTGCGCGACCACGCACAAGGTGCTGCGCGGGCCGCGCGGCGGGATGCTCCTGTGCGGCGGCGAGCTCGCCGAGCGGGTGGACCGGGCGGTCTTCCCGTTCACCCAGGGCGGCGCGCAGATGCACACCATCGCCGCGAAGGCGGTCGCGTTCGGCGAGGCGGCCACCCCGGCGTTCTCCGTGTACGCCCATCAGGTGGTCGCCAATGCGAGGGTTCTCGCGGCGGCTCTGGAGGCGGAGGGGCTGACCGTCACGACCGGCGGGACGGACACCCACCTCATCACCGCCGACCCGGCACCGCTCGGCGTCGACGGGCGCACCGCGCGCGGGCTGCTCGCGGCCGCCGGGATGGTGCTGGACTGCTGCGCCCTCCCGCATGTCTCGGGCGCGGATGTCACCGCCGCCCACGTCCGTGGCCTGCGCCTGGGCACCGCGGCGCTGACCACACAGGGCATGGGGGAGGAGGAGATGGCGCGGGTCGCGGCACTGCTGGCGGGGGTGCTGCGGGACGAGGTCGAGAGCAGGAAGGCCCGCGAGGAGGTGCGCGAGCTGGCCCTGGCGTTCCCGCCGTATCCGGGCTGAAACGGGGCAGGCGTGTCGCGTACACACCCTCGTGCGTCCCCGCGCACAGCCTCACGTGAAACCATCGTCACTACCCGGAAGTCCTCACACATATGCGCCGTGCGGTAGTCGATCGCTAGGGTGTGGGACTGAGATGGCCAGCGAGACCTGTGGGGAAGCCCGTGCGTGAATACCTGCTGACGCTCTGCATCACGGCCGCGGTGACGTATCTGCTGACAGGGCCGGTACGGAAGTTCGCGATCGTGGCCGGAGCGATGCCGGAGATCAGGGCCCGTGACGTGCACCGGGAACCCACTCCGCGGCTCGGCGGGATCGCCATGTTCTTCGGCCTGTGCGCCGGTCTGCTGGTCGCCGACCACCTCACCAACCTCAACGAGGTCTTCGAGAAGTCGAACGAGCCGCGCGCCCTGCTCTCGGGGGCCGCGCTGATCTGGCTGATCGGTGTCCTGGACGACAAGTTCGAGATCGACGCCCTGATCAAGCTGGGCGGCCAGATGATCGCCGCCGGCGTCATGGTCATGCAGGGTCTGACCATCCTGTGGCTGCCGGTGCCGCTGGTCGGCACGGTCGCGCTGACCCAGTGGCAGGGCACCCTGCTGACGGTCGCGCTGGTGGTCATCACGATCAACGCGGTCAACTTCGTGGACGGCCTCGACGGCCTGGCGGCGGGCATGGTGTGCATCGCCTCGGCGGCGTTCTTCATGTACGCCTACCGCATCTGGTACTCGTACGGCATCGAGGCCGCCGCGCCGGCGACGCTGTTCGCGGCGATCCTGATGGGCATGTGCCTGGGCTTCCTGCCGCACAACATGCATCCTGCGCGGATCTTCATGGGCGACTCCGGCTCGATGCTGATCGGGCTGGTGCTGGCGGCGGGCGCGATCTCCGTCACGGGGCAGGTCGACCCGGACATCATGCGGCTGTTCTCCGGCTC
The sequence above is a segment of the Streptomyces asoensis genome. Coding sequences within it:
- the prmC gene encoding peptide chain release factor N(5)-glutamine methyltransferase; its protein translation is MNLLLAEVAQATQRLADAGVPSPRNDAEELAAFVHGVKRGELHSVKNSDFDARYWETIARREQREPLQHITGRAFFRYLELQVGPGVFVPRPETESVVGWAIDAVRAMDVVEPRIVDLCTGSGAIALALAQEVPRSRVHAVELSEDALRWTRKNMEGSRVDLRQGDALDAFRDLDGQVDLVISNPPYIPLTEWEYVAPEARDYDPELALFSGEDGLDLIRGIERTAHRLLRPGGVVVIEHADTQGGQVPWIFTEERGWADAADHPDLNKRPRFATARRATP
- a CDS encoding L-threonylcarbamoyladenylate synthase, which produces MARRYDTNDATDRVTGLREAASAVRRGELVVLPTDTVYGIGADAFSSEAVADLLQAKGRGRNMPTPVLIGSPNTLHGLVTDFSEMAWELVDAFWPGALTLVAKHQPSLQWDLGDTRGTVAVRMPLHPVAIELLTEVGPMAVSSANLTGHPAPENCDYAQEMLGDSVSVYLDGGPTPGNVPSSIVDVSREVPLLLREGAISADELRKVVPDLEVAN
- a CDS encoding protein-tyrosine-phosphatase, with the protein product MTAPDAGRGIGNGERAAEQTTTFGFPRDSFRILHVSTGNVCRSPITERLTRHFVSQRLGVLGRGLIVESAGTWGHEGASMEANAETVLADFGADATGFTGRELLDEHVIMADLVLTATRDHRAQVISMGHSAGLRTFTLKEFTRLVNAIDPATLPPLDEGVVMRARALVRAAAALRGWLLAPTLEADEVYDPYGAPLPFFRSIGDEIHQALDPVVTALTGVPARM
- the glyA gene encoding serine hydroxymethyltransferase; translation: MSVTHVPETDVLRRQDPELAEILLGERERQASTLQLIAAENFTSPAVLAALGSSLANKYAEGYPGARYHGGCEIVDIAERIAVDRARTLFGAEHANVQAHSGSSAMLAAYAALLRPGDTVLALGLPDGGHLTHGSPANFSGRWFDFIPYGVDAETGLIDHEQVRTLARGHRPKAIVCGSTAYPRHIDYAFFREVADETGAYLIADAAHPIGLVAGGAAPSPVPYADLVCATTHKVLRGPRGGMLLCGGELAERVDRAVFPFTQGGAQMHTIAAKAVAFGEAATPAFSVYAHQVVANARVLAAALEAEGLTVTTGGTDTHLITADPAPLGVDGRTARGLLAAAGMVLDCCALPHVSGADVTAAHVRGLRLGTAALTTQGMGEEEMARVAALLAGVLRDEVESRKAREEVRELALAFPPYPG
- a CDS encoding MraY family glycosyltransferase, coding for MREYLLTLCITAAVTYLLTGPVRKFAIVAGAMPEIRARDVHREPTPRLGGIAMFFGLCAGLLVADHLTNLNEVFEKSNEPRALLSGAALIWLIGVLDDKFEIDALIKLGGQMIAAGVMVMQGLTILWLPVPLVGTVALTQWQGTLLTVALVVITINAVNFVDGLDGLAAGMVCIASAAFFMYAYRIWYSYGIEAAAPATLFAAILMGMCLGFLPHNMHPARIFMGDSGSMLIGLVLAAGAISVTGQVDPDIMRLFSGSERNAVHQMVPVYIPLLMPLTIIAIPAADLILAIVRRTWRGQSPFAADRGHLHHRLLEIGHSHSRAVLIMYFWSALIAFGALTYSVNAASMWIVLGVVILSAIGLALLLLPRFRPRTPRWAEAFVPPRYRRRGGLAAEAQETEAPAGQYGSTGPEQPAAVDAQSPVTVGVSGANGATAIGGRGSSKVRI